AAGCCTTAGCTTCTAAGACTGTGCGATTGATGAGGACTTTGCCACAGGTTGATGGCTGAATAACTTTTTTATTCTGCAAGTCAAGTCAACACTGGTACAGCATTTGCCACGATAGAAGTTTATCAATCTGTCTCATTACCAGTAAAGGAACTTCACTACCGATCAGATAAAATTTTGACTTATCActctttttacaagctttatattaatattgacttctataataaaataaaacgactGTCTTCTTTGAAAGCAAGAACATGAGAGATTTATTCATAGATAAACATCTGGTTTCATAGACAAGGTATCATAGACAAAAAAAAGTTTTGGTTATtgtttatgatattttacaacaCCCCCACTATATCTAAACAATAACCAATCACTAATTACCACTCAATATTAATTTAcactgttaattaatattttggatTCCTAATCTTTTCAAATAATTATAGTGTTTTATACTGTTTACAGCTTTTGTTAGCAAGTCAGCTGGCATATCTGacgtacataaataatttactttaacaACATTCTCATTTAGCAACTCTCTACAATAATGATATCTAACATCAATATGCTTAGTTCTATTGTGGAATACAGGGTTTAACAATAGTTTTTGAGCACTTTGGCTATCattgtataaattaatttcataaaaattattAGTAATTTCATACTGCAAGTTTCTTAAGTACACAGCCTCTTTGCAGGCTTCCGAAATTGCCACATACTCTGCTTCTGTACTAGAAAGtgcaatacatttttgtttactACAACTCCAAGAAATAGCAGACCCCGACAAAGTGTAGCAAAACCCCGTATAAGATTTTCTATCGTTAACATCATTGCTCCAATCAGCATCAACATAACcttcaatttcaatattattatttttacaatatttcagtcCTATATTTTTGGTTTTCTTTAAATACCTCAATACTCTCTTAGCATAGAGCCATTGCTCTTCATTACTACAGTTATTAAATTGACTCAGGTAGGAAACTGAATAAGCTATGTCAGGACGCGTCAGTACAGCTAAATACATTAAGCTCCCAATTAGCTGCTGATATGGATTCTGAGTTTTACAATTTATGTCTTTTTTACATTTCAAGTTTGCCTCCATTGGAGTATTAACAGTTTTACAATTTGTCATGTTAAATCTGGCTAACAACTTATCAATATATTTCTCTTGACTTAAACTGACTGTACAATTCTGTTTATCAATGTTAACTGACATACCTAAACATTCTTTTATTTCTCCTAAATCTTTTAACTCAAAATTACTATTCAACATATCTTTAAGATTCTTTGTTTCAGACTTGTCATttgagaaaacaataaagtcaTCGACATACAAAGTTACTATGGTTCTACTACTGccaacaattttagtatacaAACATGGCTCCAATTTAGATTTATGATAACCAGCCCTTAATAACATACAGTCATCAACCTTTTCATGCCACGCCCTGGATGCCTGCTTGAGACCATATTATAtggctttgtttaatttaagAACTTTTGAATTATCTTTACACTCAAAACCAACAGGTAAGTGCATATATATTGTCTCATGCAAGTCTCCATTCAAAAAGGCTGTCTTTACATCAAGGTGTGTTACATCCAAGTTCAATTGTACTGATAATGCAAATAATAATCTAAGTGTGGTGTGCCGCACAACTGGAGAAAATGTCTCGTCATAGTCAACACCATATTTTTGAGAACATCCTTTAGCTACAAGTCTGGCACGATACCTTACATTGTTTACACTTAAACAAtctcttttcttttttaaaaccCATTTACACTTTACAATATTTACACCAACAGGAGCATCAACAATGTCCCATGCATTGTTTTTCTCAAAGCTTTCTAGTTCGTCTTTTACAGCCTGTTTCCAATGTTCTTTTTCTGGTCCCTGTAAAGCTTCTTCGAGTGTCAATTCATTGTAATGTTCATCATTTTGTTCTGAACACAAAAAGCCATATCTATCTGGCTTTCTTCTCTGCCTTTGAGGTAGTATTTTTCTACTTATAACTTCTGGAACTTCTTCATCAGTAGTCACAGATTCATCCACCACAGTCTCTTCCATGTTATCATCATTTGCTATAGAAGTAAACGAATCCTCATCTGTGATGTCTGCGATATCCCCCACTGAATCTTGACATACTGAACTCTCTTTGGGTTCTTCTGCTACTTCAACTTCTAGATAAGAATGACCATCTTCCATTACAATGACATCTCGACTGGTTGTGATTGTTCGAGTTGAAGGATTGTAAACTCTATAACCTTTAACATCTTCAGGATACCCAATTAGAATGCAGTGCTCAGATTTTTTGTCCCACTTACGTCTTTTCTCCTTAGGTATGTGCTTCATGACTGAGCTGCCAAATATTCTTACATGACTTAGGTTCGGCTTTGTCTTTGTCCACAGCTCATATGGTGTGCGATCATTCAATCCAGTTTTCACAATTCTATTCTGTAAATAAACAGCAGTGTTAATGGCTTCAGCCCAGAACTCTTTACCCAGCTTAGCTTCAAACAAAAGACATCTAGCTTTTTCTACAAGTGTTCTATTCATACGTTCACAAAGCCCATTTTGTTCAGGTGTGTATGTGTTAGATTTCTGATGAATAATGCCCTGTTTCTTCAAATAATTATCAAAATCATTATTGCAAAACTCCTTGCCATTATCACTCCTTAGAATTTTTATTCTCTTTGAAGTTAAGTTCTCTACTTTGGCTTTGTACTCTTTAAAACATTGCAAAGCTTCATTCTTAGTCTTTAGAAAATAAACATAAGTCATGCGGCTGTGATCGTCAACAAAGATAAGAAAGTACCTCGATCCTCCTATAGAGAGATTCTCCATCGGCCCACAGATGTCACAGTGTACTACTTCCAACAGCTCAGCACTCCTGTTGCCTTCATGAGGAAAAGGCAATCGGCTTTGCTTCCCTTCGCAGCACACTACGCAGTTCGACTTACTGATGTTGACCTTTTTATCAAATAGCACTCCCTCCACAGCTTCCTGCATTTTGTTCATGTTAAAACTGTTGGCATGCCCTAATCTGCGATGCCAAACTTCTGGAGATTCAACAACAGCAGCCATCAAACACGTAGGTGTGTCCAACTTGTAAACACCATTTGTCAGCGAGGCGGTAGCCACCAAAATCCCTTGACGATTCATAATTTCACATCCATTGGTTGTGAAATGTACTTGATTGCCTTGTTTTATCAATTGACTGACTGACAATAGATTGGTCGATAAGTTCGGGACGCATAAAACCTTTTCAACAGTTACGTCAAATTCGCAATCTCCAGCCGATGTTGTGATTCTCACATTTCCACAACACAACACGGGAATCTTTTTCTGATCAGCAACCATGATGTCTTTTGAAAATCCAGAATAATACTCATCCATCATCCAGTGCCTATTAGTCGTAATATGTGAACTTGCACCAGAGTCCACGTACCAGTCACACTTGTCAAATTTTCCGCTAATAAACACTGCACTGAATGCGTTAGTCGTTTGCAGTATTTTATTTTCTGAACTGCCTTGCTCATTCTTGGACAAATTATTTTCTGTGTTAAATCTGCACTGATTGCGAAAGTGTCCAAGTTTACCTACAACAATAACATTTGACGTTTCGTTTTCCTTTGACAGTCGATACCATAGACTCCGCATTTCCGACATTTTTGTTCCCATCATAttgacttttgttatgttggTACTTGTTCTTGTCTCGAAAACACGCAAGTGCATTGCTTACATCACGATCTTCCTGTTCCGGTTCCATGTCTAAtaattttgctttaatggcGTCCGTTGAAATTGCTATCCCCGAGTGTTCTATGGCCATAATCATTGGCATATATTTTTCAGATAGCCCTGCCAGCATGATAGAACCAATCCACTCGTCGGTAATGCCAAATCCCGTTCCAAGTAGCTTTTGGCCAGCTTCAACTATTTGGTTCACATATGACGTCATCGAAGTGCAATTTTCCAGTCGAATAGAGATTAGATTTctcaaaagatttatttttctaGTAAATCCTGAGTCGTCGAATAGCATTTTCAACCTATCCCACAATTCTTTCGATGTACTGACGGTTTTGATGTGAACGTAGATACTGGGGTCAATTGTGAGGATCAATTTCGCCTTTGTTTTCGCATCATCTGCAGTTCCTGGGTGGCCCATCTCAGTCTTTATACACCCGAGCATTCCTTCCAACaccaagaaattttctgccgcGAAACACCATTCTGAATAGTTCTCACGCCCTCTGAGTCGAGGCACATTAACTAAAAAGTTCGACGCCATCACAGACAGTCACAACTTCACAATTCATACAACACGAAAATTAACGATCActtctgggcccataacctataataaaataaaacgactGTCTTCTTTGAAAGCAAGAACATGAGAGATTTATTCATAGATAAACATCTGGTTTCATAGACAAGGTATCATAGACAAAAAAAAGTTTTGGTTATtgtttatgatattttacaacaACTTcattagtatgtgtgggacaaatcttgcaactgaatttaagaccagttctcctcaaccgattgagctcaaatttggtatacttatgtaagtacgatgacaatgcaatgttatggcaCCATTGAGCTGGTGTGATGAtggaataaaattataattaaaaaaacttttattctgaaatgcagttgtactaaaacgaaaaaaataagtgtatgcaaggttcaaataatttcgaaagcttgtagcgcaagcAAACAGAAAAATAGAGAAATACATTCCATGtgcgatacaagcttttgaaattatttgaaccttgcatacacttatttttttcgttttagtacaactgcatttttcaaaatacgagtatgtactctTCGTAAGTCTACATTTCTATGCCATGTCGTATTATGTGCATACTGCTTGCTATGTATGTAATAtgttttggtaaataaataacttcctTTTCTAAGATTAATCCCAATGTAGCTGCACTGACATTGTCATAGATCATAACAAATTATCCGCTCTTCAGAATCTATGTCTATGGTCTTTTTCATAGATAGCATCAACACCCTGTACTTAACTTTACCATCATATCTTAGCATTTTACCTTGTctgtatctgggggcacggcagtgcccccaccaagtcgagcaaaaaagcggcacggccgtaccatccttttctcgaagcaattcaggccattttcgaccgcctgtaacttcgttgtggataaaactagaaggctgaattttcattagctatgcaggcattgtaaagacacggtatatttaaaatttcattcaatttgaaccagtagtttaagaattataacgggtcaaagttacttaattttgtcactcactgactcactgactcactgactcactgactgactcaccgatcatcaaaattctaaggcacttctagcagacctagaagcttcaaatttggaatataagtagtgtttggtgtatgaatcaaggaaaaactaaaatatttgggggcacggtagtgcaaccgccaagtcgagtaatttttttcaatttcggtccagttttctagatacataactgctgtctacaaaatacaaaaagaaatgagatcccatcaaaaacaatacttgtcaaaaaaaccaagtctcgcaactcagttgttctacggtaaaaagttgtgagatccatgtaataccaagtccaggccaggaaatctttaacgttttacataaatatattgacttggccatcgcatgaaaacacgtgtaaattaaattatttagtgggTGTATCATTATGGTCAACATGACAGAACTCACTTAGGAATACATAAGTAAACCTGTTAAAAATCATTATCATGATAGAAGTATAATGTATTATCTCAGAGGCTAATCTTCCATAATACTGCAAACCATAATAAGAACATGATTCAATAAAGATGGATGCTACTCTCATTTTGTTACATCCACATTTCCATTATGgttttgcaataaattattgagCAGGTATTGAGTATAATACCTATTTTGTTTTGCAAATCGTTAATTACCAAAAAAAACTTCAtatcatttttctttttcaccGCTAGTCATTTGTTATGGTTCAGCTCTATAAGAGCTAATATAGATTTTCCagtagtaataaatattatattcggccatattgatatcgtcAGAGTTCGTTGTCTAGAAACGTGAGCATTACGGTTATCTAGCGTGCGCGCACGCACTGGATTCTTGACATTGTACCGGTGCAAGGTAGACTGCAGTGGATTGAGAACTGTCAAAACTAAATTCACATGGAAaagtttaatttgtttaatttggATATAACACTTCATGGTATTATCAAGCACCAATGCCAATGTTActcgttggatgcaggccgctaccaaccggtcattatggaaataatTTGGGGAGGTGTGTTTTTAGCTGCGGACGCGACGTcgtatggttgaaatgatgatcatgatgCTGGTGAATGTTACTCGTACATATGGCACCACAGATCTGCTCAACTTGTTTCATCACCTTTTGCTAAATATCCCATAATTTGAGAATTTGTTTTTACCAAAATGTAGTGCAGTGTACactaaatcctccatttgcttctggaGAATTAGAGTGGTTTGTGCTCAATAAGTACAGGTAGTAGAGACCAAGTGACCTCATCAGGTCACTTGGTCTATAATACTTGGTCGTAATAATATGCCATTAGAGCCATTTTGGTACTGACATTTGCATTTCTGTGTTTCTGATACGACCCCCAATATACCCATTCTAAATAAACATTATCGATGTGGAAACTATTGCCAAATATGATTTGCAATTTTTGAGATGTTTACTTACTTTTACTAATGTTCAATGGTACTTAAAATCATTTGGTACATTTGTTTATATTGCAGTTTGCAATATGTTACTAATTTTTGTGTTTACTTTATCGTTCAACTATTAACAACACACGTCACAAAAACTAAAGGGTTTATAATTTTTTCGGCACATTCCACTAAAATGTTAAACGAATTCGGATACACTACAAACATATTTGATTTGTTTCTGTAAGTAGGGTATGAAGTGCGTAGTACCATAAAATTTACACCTCTGAGTAAAATGAAAAGTTTAGTACCTATGTGGGTATGTTGTACGTTGAACAAATGATGAAGTCCGTTCGTTTCaaacgaaattatttattactttccacAATCAATTCACGAAGGAGAAACAGAGCACTTCAGTTATATTATGTGACACAAGTATAAAGTAAGATTGATCGAATAAAAAGATCGTTACACAGTTCGTACTACGTAATCAGTTAACGGTCGTCGCGAGCCGCACGGGTCTCGCGTAGATAGCAAAAGTCGTGACTGGCGCGCTGGGCGGCCTGCGCAGGTAAGTAGCGGTGGAATAGCAAACCGGTTCTCCGACGAGCCGCGCGCCGTAAATATGCAATATCTAACACAATACGCGTAGTCTATTTGTTtgtgtaagttatttatttagaatataatatgtattaggtatttatttatgtttgttattaaaatatatgtGTAGTGTATTTATGTTACTGTTTATCAAGTGTGtttgtaaatatattataatgctatttatatcataatttatgtaatgtactataaatatataatgtgtttgtatgtaaatattataaatgttatGTGAGTTCCCCACATCACTCCCCCTCGAGAGACCTTGCCTAAGGTCGATAAAAATCCGGAAAACGGACTTGACGACCAGAGCGCGTTGTTCTAACCGCTGGAGTGGCACTACTGGGTTCTGTGGCTGTTGTGTTACATTGTTCGGTCATGATGTAGGCTGGCTTCAGTCTGTCTACCGAAACTGTGACTTCTTTACCTTTGACACAAATTTTGTAAACCTTTTGTCCTCTGTCTAACACCTCGTATGGGCCTGAGTAAGCTGGTTGTAAAGAACTTCTCAAGGCATCTTCACGGAGAAAAATATGAGAACAAGAGGAAAGgtctttgtaaataaatacttttttagttgAGTGGTTTGATGTGGGTACTGGCTGTAGGTTGTTGGCAAATGATCTGATTCGTGATACGAAATCTGTCAAATCAGGGGTGCATTTGTCAACATTAGCGCCTAAAAATTCCCCTGGTAGTCTTAAGGGCTCACCATAAACAAGTTCTGCCGATGTTGCTTGTAGGTCTTCCTTAAAAGAACTTCGTATGCCAAGTAGTACTATAGGCAACGCTTCGGACCAACTGCTATCACTGTGACACATAATGGCGGCTTTTAGTTGACGATGAAATCTTTCAACTAGGCCATTGCACTGTGGGTGGTATGCAGTGGTTCTGCGGTGTCTGAAACCTAATGTTTTCGACAGTTGTTGAAATGTTGCACTCTCAAATTGCCTCCCACGGTCGGTTACGACGTCGGAAGGGCAGCCGAAACGAGCAACCCATCCAAGAAGGAACGCATTGACCACAGATTCCGCTGTAATGTCGGTGATAGGGACAGCCTCAGCCCATCGTGTAAAACGATCGACCGCTGTCAAACAGTACCGATATTCTCTGGAAGGCGGTAGTGGTCCGATGAGGTCtaaatgtacatatttaaatCGCGCTGTAGGTAAATCGAGGGTACCTAAAGGTGATTTAACATGTCGATTTACCTTAGTGCGCTGGCAGGCTAAACATGACATAGACCATTCTCGGCAATCTTTCCTTATCTGTGGCCAAACGTATCGCTGGGCTACAAGTTTGGCGCTGGCGTTGGCTCCAGGATGGCAAAGAGTATGCAAACTGTCGAAGATTTGTTTACGCATGGGTTTGGGTACGAATGGCCTGGGGGTTGATGTGCTGACATCGCAGTACAATTCTACGCAACTCCCAggtattttcattttctttatgCGCAGGGAAGACTCCTCATTGATGTAATGAGATAATTCTGGATCTGACTTCTGCAATTTGGCCAATTTCTCAAAACTGACCGGTTCAGTTACTTCATCTACACGAGAAAGAGTATCAGCTACTGTATTATCTTTCCCGGAGATGTGCTGGATGTCTGTAGAAAATTGAGAAATGTAGTCCAGATACCTGTACTGACGCGGAGTGCAGTTGGTTTTGTGTTCACGGAATGCAAAACAGAGAGGTTTGTGGTCCGTGTATATGGTAAATTGAGAAGCCTCGAACCAGTggcgaaaatattttatattctcaTATATTGCAAGGAGCTCTCGGTCGTATGCTGAGTATTTCTTTTGTGCCGGGCTCAACTTGCGTGAGAAAAATGCTAGTGGTTGCCAATGACCGTCCTGCAACTGTTGTACTACTCCTCCCATGGCTTCATCAGAAGCATCAGTAAACAGTCCGAGTTTAGCCTTGGAGTCCGGGTGAGCTAGCATTGCTGCGTTGCAGAGACTTGACTTGCACTCCTCGAAAGCTCTTATTGCGTCTCCATCCATGACAATTGGTTGAGAGGCTTTAATAGACCCAGTCAGCAAGGCGTTCAGGGGAGATTGGATCTGGGCAGCTTGTGGTATAAATCTCCTATAGAAATTAATCATCCCCAAAAATCGCCTCAACTGCTTGGCTGTCTGAGGTTGTGGAAATTCCTTGATAGCCTGGACCTTACCTTCCAGGGGTCTGGTTCCGTGTTGTGAAATATGGTACCCTAGAAATGTGACTTCGGACGCCCCAAAAACGCATTTTGAAGTGTTGATCACCATACCGTAGTCTCGCATTCTGGAGAAGACCTGTCGGAGGTGATCTTCGTGCTGGGCTTCTGATTTTGAGAAGATGAGGAAATCGTCCAAGTATGGGTAGCAGAATTCTAGGTCTCGGGTCATTTCATCAACAAATCTCTGGAAGGTTTGGCCTGCATTGCGTAAACCAAATGTCATGTATGGAAACTCGAAGAGTCCGAAGGGTGTAGTGATCGCCGTCTTTATGATATCCTCCTCGTGCACTGGCACCTGATTATATGCCTTGACCAAATCAATGGTAGAGAAGACAGTACAACCAGACAGGCTATGAGAGAAATCATGTATGTGGCGTATCGGGTACTTATCTGGTATAGTCCTGGCGTTGAGTAGCCTATAGTCACCACAAGGCCTCCAGCCGTTATCTTTTTTAGGAGCCAGGTGTAGTGGTGACGACCATGGCGACTTTGATGGACGAGCTGTGCCGTCTGCCAACATTGCGTCGAACTCAGCCTTTGCAATCCTCAATTTGTCGGGGGCCAACCTGCGGGGTGAACATGACACAGGGGGGCCAGGTGTTGTGCGAATGTGATGTACTGTATTGTGTTTAGGTGTACGCGGTGTGCCTGGTGGTTTGATTATTTCAGGAAATTCAGAAAGCAAATTATGATATCGCGAAGTTCCAGTCACAACTTTTACACTAGGTattgagttattattattaacaataCACGCTACAGTAGTTAAATTAGTTGTACCATCAATTATTCGTTTATTACGTATGTCAACGAGTAAATTAAAATACGACAAAAAATCAACACCAATAATCGCTTTAGTTACGTCAGCTACTACAAATTTCCAATTAAAGTCCCTACGAAGGCctaaattgatattaaattgtacataacCATACGTATCTATAGTCGAACCGTTAGCCGCGCACAGTTGGTAGTTGGTCTTCTCACGACGATCACGGAGTGCAGAACGAGGGTAGACGCATAAATCGCTTCCGGTGTCAACGAGAAATTGAACTTTCGATCTGCGGTCCGTTACGAAGAGGCGACCAGTGGAGGGTAGGCAATCTTCAGCCGCCATTACAGATTGCCCTGAGCGTTTCCCGATTTGTAGTCGCATGGCTTCACGCACTTCTTAGCTTGACTGCCGAACTTGAAGTGATACCAACATTGTGGGAACTTTCTATAGTTGGACTGGGAACGCGTTGATGGAGTCCGCTGTCGATTCTGCTGGTTTGACTGCTGGTTTGACTGCCGGTTACGAGGGCGGGAACGGCCGTGAACATCTGCACTTAAAGAGCTGACCTGCTTTGTTAGTTCCGCTATGCTTCGTGCCATCATTTCTAATGCGGACTGCGTACTCGTAGCGCTGGTGGCTGCTACCTGCGGTGATGATGGCGCGATGTCATGCACTCTGTCAGCTAGGTCTGCCAGTTCGTTGAGAGACAGGCTCATTTGTGATGCAATCACTGTCTGCAGGTTGTTTGGTAATCGGCTCGTCCAAATTGTGCGAAGAAAGTCTTCCGGTATGTTAGGGCCGGCCAAATGCTGCAGATGTCGCAGGAACTGCGAGGGCTTGCGATCACCAAGCTCTTCCGATTGCAAAAGTTGCTTCACTTTCCTTTCGCTGGACGTAGATAGCCTCTTGATTAACTCAGATTTTATCTTTTCGTATTTTCCGCTACTCGGTGGTGAAGTAATGATGTCTTCAACTTCGACAGCGAATTGTCGATCGAGGTGCGAAAGTACGTAGTAATATTTCGTGTTGTCGTCGGTAATTCTCGCCATCGCAAACTGACCTTCGATTTGTGAAAACCATATTGAGGGTTTTTCAGGCCAAAACGGGGGTATTCTCACGCCAACTCGAAATGTTTCAGGTGCTGGTAACGTATAATTTTGTTGGGGGGTAGTTGCGTCCTCCATTTTATCTTGTTCCGTCGTTATAATACTTGCGTCGAGATATTCTTGATCGCTCATCTAGGATGCTTGAGTCGGGGTCACCAGTTGTGGGTATGTTGTACGTTGAACAAATGATGAAGTCCGTTCGTTTCaaacgaaattatttattactttccacAATCAATTCACGAAGGAGAAACAGAGCACTTCAGTTATATTATGTGACACAAGTATAAAGTAAGATTGATCGAATAAAAAGATCGTTACACAGTTCGTACTACGTAATCAGTTAACGGTCGTCGCGAGCCGCACGGGTCTCGCGTAGATAGCAAAAGTCGTGACTGGCGCGCTGGGCGGCCTGCGCAGGTAAGTAGCGGTGGAATAGCAAACCGGTTCTCCGACGAGCCGCGCGCCGTAAATATGCAATATCTAACACAATACGCGTAGTCTATTTGTTtgtgtaagttatttatttagaatataatatgtattaggtatttatttatgtttgttattaaaatatatgtGTAGTGTATTTATGTTACTGTTTATCAAGTGTGtttgtaaatatattataatgctatttatatcataatttatgtaatgtactataaatatataatgtgtttgtatgtaaatattataaatgttatGTGAGTTCCCCACACCTACTTATTGACGTAAGTAAACAATGTCACCGAACGTAAAAACCTTATTTTGTATTACTGTACTACTTACGTAGTACTGTAGTATTTACATAAACAATACTGCGAAAGTGCTTATTGAAAAATGTGAGTAGAAATAGTAAATTCTATGAAATTATTAGCTCTATAGCAGTTGTATCATCAATTCTTCCGGAGTTATTGGCTTCGAATGTGAATGACCTATAATTTTTTCTACTTTAGAGAAAAGATAGATACgagttgtaaaattaattagatGTTCAGAAGGATTGCCGAATATTCAAAATTCACGAAAGTTTGTATTTTGGGTCTACTAGATAAACTATaattataatgatgatgatgacgatgataataatataaacaataCAAGAACAAGAAAGAAACAGGGTCAAAAAGGGTGAGCCTATCTATACCTACATTGAATCTacttagtaaaaaaaactgtacttTTAGTGTCGGTAATTCCTCGAGATAGCATGTTACAAATAAGAATTTTATTtcagaaacaaatattttatgctaaaatttttaacgtctacatTCTGTAAGTCTTACAAAGTTATTAGTTGATTTGGGTTCATAGTTTGACAACGTAAATTGTTGTGGACTCTAGATTGTTGATTGTTTTGAGTTGTTTGTGACCATTGTTTGTTTTGCTTTAAATCTTTTGATTGCATCAAAGAAACAGCGGCATTgtctttgattaaaaataaactataactaaaatatattttgtgtaaatattAACGTAGATCAAACCCCTTCTTTAATCAATAAGGCGAAACAAATACATAAAGATAATTCTACAATCGAGGTAAACCTACTGGGTACAGGTGAAAGTGAGGACTTAGACTACGACAACAAACAGGCGCCACACTTAGGGCTGTATAGGTATAGTGAGAATCTATTACGAATATTACGATTATACAACTTACCATGTCCTCACTAATGGGCACATTCACCACATTATCTACAGACAAAAAATCTGGATTAAAATTTTGCggttatttaaaaagaaatgtaGAATTCAAGAAGCTCAATGTCACGTGAAAAGAAGTAGCAAAAATACCGATGGAAGTCTAATAAGTAAAACAATTATTGCAAAATTAAGTATCTAACGTAGGTACCTGAGTTTCAATTTTAACCTGTTACTATCTAAAGCCCTAGTGCTAGAACTAGAAATTAAGGGCACTTTCGCTGTAAACCTTCTGCACCATTTTAAGGGCACTTTCATCTGAGTGCAGATTTGTATCGATTTCTTGGCTGGCGTAGAATTTCACTTGCGTTTGTAGATTGTTAACATTAATTACAACTTTAACTTGTAAAATGGGTTTCTAttcaattatttatgaaatGTCATCAACTGGGTATTACTTTTTGTCTCATGAACTAAGCCAAATATAATCAGAAatcgacaattttatttattaggtaaacAAAAATTTTGAGAGTTTAGTTACGTTGATCTCTAAACCTTTAGTTTTTG
This genomic stretch from Ostrinia nubilalis chromosome 14, ilOstNubi1.1, whole genome shotgun sequence harbors:
- the LOC135078288 gene encoding uncharacterized protein LOC135078288, translating into MSDQEYLDASIITTEQDKMEDATTPQQNYTLPAPETFRVGVRIPPFWPEKPSIWFSQIEGQFAMARITDDNTKYYYVLSHLDRQFAVEVEDIITSPPSSGKYEKIKSELIKRLSTSSERKVKQLLQSEELGDRKPSQFLRHLQHLAGPNIPEDFLRTIWTSRLPNNLQTVIASQMSLSLNELADLADRVHDIAPSSPQVAATSATSTQSALEMMARSIAELTKQVSSLSADVHGRSRPRNRQSNQQSNQQNRQRTPSTRSQSNYRKFPQCWYHFKFGSQAKKCVKPCDYKSGNAQGNL